Proteins co-encoded in one Arachis stenosperma cultivar V10309 chromosome 7, arast.V10309.gnm1.PFL2, whole genome shotgun sequence genomic window:
- the LOC130940819 gene encoding E3 ubiquitin ligase PQT3-like, with the protein MAVYYKFKSARDYDSIPMDGPFISVGTLKEKIFESKHLGRGTDFDLVVTNAQTNEEYLDEAMLIPKNTSVLIRRVPGRPRLPIVTELEQKKVENTATEAEPENSSLPAEDASAVKYPEDSDWDEFGNDLYAIPDVPPIQSSNLIPEAPPTNKADEESKIKALIDTPALDWQRQGSDFGAGRGFGRGMGGRMGGGRGFGLERKTPPQGYVCHRCKVPGHFIQHCPTNGDPNYDIKRVKQPTGIPRSMLMVNPQGSYALPNGSVAVLKPNEAAFEKEIEGLPSTTRSVGDLPPELHCPLCNDVMKDAVLTSKCCFKSFCDKCIRDYIISKSMCICGATNILADDLLPNKTLRDTINRILESGNSSAENAGSTFQVQDMESARCPQLKLPSPTSSAASKGEPKVSLVHEGMTNVPETVDDKKTVSAPAPLQTSEQVKPRMPDVSEATHESMSVKEPASQGSAQLVEEEVQQKMVPAEAGKKKKRKKVRLPANDFQWKTPHDLGAESYMMPMGPAPGYNSYWNGMQPCMEGFMGPYGGPMQMMGYGLGPLDMPFAGGLPHDPFGMQGYMMPVVPPHRDLAAEYGMGMNVPPPVMSREEFEARKADRWRKRENEKRIDRDFSKDRDFGKEASSIGDVPMKSKTKSLPAPPSSEYHHPQPHCYRAERVSPDRSPREVEPPRPIKRKADYHVERERECERDHDHDRDQRDHRDRERGHHHHRHHRSESSSWMSSEPVTKTSSTAPSSAAAAADRKQKASVFSRISFPAEEEMAKKRKISAFPTNEAASAGPTATSSAHLKAAPKGYHEGRKSSTISEYESSDDERHFKRRPSRHKLST; encoded by the exons ATGGCGGTGTATTATAAATTTAAGAGTGCAAGAGATTATGATTCAATTCCCATGGACGGTCCTTTCATCTCTGTTGGTacattgaaagaaaaaatatttgaatcCAAGCATTTAGGCAGGGGTACTGATTTTGATCTCGTGGTAACCAACGCCCAGACCAATGAAG AATATCTTGATGAAGCAATGCTGATTCCTAAAAATACCTCAGTGTTAATTCGTCGGGTTCCTGGTCGGCCACGTTTACCAATTGTTACTGAACTAGA GCAAAAAAAGGTGGAAAATACGGCTACGGAAGCCGAACCAGAAAACAGCAGCTTACCAGCTGAAGATGCATCTGCTGTAAAATAT CCAGAAGATTCAGATTGGGATGAATTTGGAAATGATTTGTATGCAATTCCTGATGTACCACCCATTCAATCAAGCAACTTAATTCCTGAAGCTCCTCCAACCAACAAAGCTGATGAAGAAAGTAAGATAAAGGCTTTGATTGATACTCCTGCCTTGGATTGGCAACG TCAAGGATCGGACTTTGGTGCTGGTAGAGGTTTTGGAAGAGGTATGGGTGGACGGATGGGGGGTGGTCGTGGTTTTG GGCTGGAGCGGAAAACACCTCCCCAAGGCTATGTATGTCACAGGTGCAAGGTTCCTG gCCATTTTATTCAGCACTGCCCTACAAACGGTGATCCAAATTATGACATCAAGAGAGTTAAACAACCTACTGGTATTCCGAGATCCATGCTGATGGTCAACCCACAAGGTTCCTATGCACTACCAAATGGTTCAGTAGCTGTATTGAAGCCAAATGA GGCTGCTTTTGAGAAAGAAATAGAAGGTTTACCTTCTACCACACGTTCTGTTGGGGATCTACCACCTGAGCTCCACTGCCCCTTGTGCAATGATGTGATGAAAGATGCTGTGCTGACAAGCAAGTGCTGTTTTAAAAGTTTTTGTGACAAAT GTATTAGGGACTATATTATCTCCAAGTCCATGTGCATATGTGGTGCAACAAATATTCTTGCAGATGATCTTTTACCAAATAAGACCCTAAGAGATACTATTAATCGTATATTGGAGTCAGGCAATAGTAGTGCTGAAAACGCTGGGAGCACCTTTCAAGTTCAAG ATATGGAGTCTGCTCGTTGTCCACAACTGAAGCTTCCATCTCCAACCTCATCAGCTGCATCTAAGGGAGAACCAAAGGTTTCACTTGTTCATGAAGGAATGACAAATGTGCCGGAAACTGTTGATGATAAAAAAACAGTTTCTGCTCCAGCTCCATTGCAAACATCCGAGCAAGTGAAGCCCAGAATGCCTGATGTAAGTGAAGCTACACATGAGTCGATGAGTGTAAAGGAACCAGCCTCACAAGGGAGTGCTCAGTTGGTTGAGGAGGAAGTCCAGCAAAAAATGGTTCCTGCCGAGGCAG gaaagaagaaaaaaaggaagaaagtcCGTTTGCCTGCAAATG ATTTTCAGTGGAAAACCCCACACGACCTTGGGGCTGAGAGCTACATGATGCCAATGGGCCCAGCACCTGGTTACAATTCATACTGGAATGGCATGCAACCTTGTATGGAAGGATTTATGGGACCATATGGTGGCCCGATGCAAATGATGGGTTATGGCCTGGGCCCATTGGACATGCCATTTGCAGGTGGTCTGCCTCATGATCCATTTGGAATGCAGGGTTACATGATGCCTGTTGTTCCACCTCATAG GGATCTTGCTGCTGAGTATGGCATGGGGATGAATGTTCCACCTCCAGTTATGAGTAGagaggagtttgaagctcggaAAGCTGATCGTTGGAGAAAGCGTGAAAATGAGAAACGGATTGATAG GGATTTCTCCAAAGATCGAGATTTTGGTAAGGAAGCGAGCAGTATTGGGGATGTTCCTATGAAATCAAAAACT AAATCACTTCCAGCACCTCCAAGTAGTGAGTACCATCATCCCCAACCCCATTGTTACCGTGCGGAACGTGTGTCACCTGATCGGTCTCCACGTGAGGTGGAGCCTCCACGTCCTATCAAGAGAAAAGCTGACTATCATGTGGAACGGGAACGGGAATGTGAACGTGACCATGATCATGATCGTGACCAGAGGGACCACCGTGATCGAGAAAGAGGCCATCACCACCATCGCCACCACCGGTCAGAATCCTCTTCCTGGATGTCATCTGAACCGGTGACCAAAACCTCCTCAACTGCACCATCATCTGCAGCTGCAGCTGCAGACCGCAAGCAGAAGGCCAGTGTTTTCTCCCGCATAAGCTTTCCCGCTGAGGAAGAAAtggccaagaagaggaagataTCTGCCTTTCCCACAAATGAAGCTGCTTCAGCTGGTCCCACTGCCACATCTTCAGCGCATCTCAAGGCAGCACCGAAAGGCTACCATGAAGGCAGGAAGAGCAGCACGATTTCTGAATATGAGTCCAGTGATGACGAGCGGCATTTCAAACGGAGGCCATCAAGGCACAAGTTGTCTACCTAG